One part of the Francisella adeliensis genome encodes these proteins:
- a CDS encoding dienelactone hydrolase family protein: MNYEIVESKLDTKYCIIWLHGLGADGHDFVDIVGHLNISLDHVRFIFPHADVMPVTINMGMQMRAWYDIKSLDANSLNRVVDVEGINNSIIQLNKLIDVQISEGISSENVVLAGFSQGGVIATYTMLTSSRKLGGLMALSTYLPAWSDFKDQITDTNTDTPIIVCHGINDQVLPEVLGKDLSDKLNENGFKNNYKSYLGMEHSVCPEEIKDVSNFLQGIIK, translated from the coding sequence ATGAATTATGAAATAGTAGAATCAAAATTAGATACTAAATACTGTATTATTTGGCTTCACGGACTTGGTGCTGATGGACATGATTTTGTCGATATCGTTGGACATCTAAATATTTCTTTAGATCATGTGAGATTTATTTTTCCACATGCTGATGTGATGCCTGTCACCATAAATATGGGGATGCAAATGCGAGCATGGTACGACATCAAATCTTTAGATGCTAATAGTCTTAATAGGGTCGTAGATGTTGAAGGTATTAATAATTCCATAATACAATTAAATAAGCTTATTGATGTTCAGATTAGCGAAGGTATTTCTAGTGAAAATGTAGTTCTAGCTGGTTTCTCACAAGGCGGGGTTATTGCTACATATACAATGCTGACTTCATCTAGGAAATTAGGTGGTTTAATGGCTTTATCAACATACCTACCTGCTTGGAGCGACTTTAAAGATCAAATAACAGATACTAATACAGATACACCAATAATAGTTTGCCATGGTATAAATGATCAGGTTTTACCAGAGGTTTTAGGTAAAGATTTATCAGATAAGCTTAATGAAAATGGTTTTAAAAATAATTATAAAAGTTATCTAGGAATGGAGCATAGTGTTTGCCCTGAAGAAATAAAGGATGTTTCTAATTTCTTACAAGGAATTATTAAATGA
- the hemC gene encoding hydroxymethylbilane synthase: MKKITIASRDSKLALWQTNFVKLRIEQELGIDCEVITMKTQGDIILDKPLSKIGGKALFMKELEIAMQSGKADIAVHSLKDIPYELPEGFTIASFMPREDPRDAFVSNDFKNIDELPQGAVVGTSSLRRKAQLLSYRKDLVIKDLRGNVQTRLAKLDRGDYDAIILAGAGLIRLELQARIAQLIPVEISLPAVGQGVVAIEVLEKDSKVLNVLEKLNDKQSYQTSLAERAFNQELKGGCHVAIAAFATLKNDEITLKARVASSDGQIILERQEQGNDPVNVGVKLAQEMISRGAREILEQ, encoded by the coding sequence ATGAAAAAAATAACTATAGCAAGTAGAGATAGTAAGCTTGCTCTTTGGCAGACAAATTTTGTCAAATTACGAATTGAACAAGAGTTGGGTATTGATTGTGAAGTTATCACAATGAAAACACAAGGTGACATTATACTTGATAAGCCTTTAAGTAAAATCGGCGGTAAAGCACTATTTATGAAAGAGCTAGAGATTGCAATGCAAAGTGGTAAAGCTGATATTGCAGTACATTCTCTCAAAGATATTCCTTATGAGCTTCCAGAAGGGTTCACTATAGCCAGTTTTATGCCTAGAGAAGATCCAAGAGATGCTTTTGTGTCTAATGATTTTAAAAACATTGATGAGCTACCACAAGGTGCTGTTGTAGGGACTTCTAGCTTACGACGTAAAGCACAGCTTCTAAGTTATCGTAAAGATTTAGTTATAAAAGATTTACGCGGAAATGTTCAAACTCGTTTAGCAAAGCTAGATAGAGGTGATTATGATGCTATTATACTAGCTGGAGCTGGTTTGATTAGGCTTGAACTACAAGCTAGGATAGCTCAGCTTATTCCTGTAGAGATATCATTGCCTGCAGTTGGTCAAGGTGTTGTGGCTATTGAAGTCCTAGAAAAAGATAGTAAAGTTTTGAATGTATTAGAAAAACTAAACGATAAGCAAAGCTATCAAACAAGTTTAGCTGAAAGGGCTTTCAACCAAGAACTTAAGGGTGGTTGTCATGTTGCGATAGCAGCTTTTGCTACCCTGAAAAATGATGAGATTACTTTAAAGGCTAGAGTTGCAAGTAGTGATGGTCAAATTATCTTAGAGAGGCAAGAGCAAGGTAATGATCCTGTTAACGTTGGTGTGAAATTAGCTCAAGAGATGATTTCTCGAGGAGCAAGAGAAATATTGGAGCAGTAA
- the crcB gene encoding fluoride efflux transporter CrcB → MSLMILLVGIGGGLGAISRFLVMQATSSFSSEIPFGVFLCNIIGSLAIGLIAAFLIKTNLFNEEISAYTRSLVVTGFLGGFTTFSSFSLDVLNLLQRGEVFIALGYIIASVLVSILAVVLGFYLVMGVYK, encoded by the coding sequence ATGAGTTTAATGATTTTATTAGTTGGTATTGGTGGTGGACTAGGGGCTATTTCCAGGTTTTTAGTAATGCAGGCAACCAGCAGTTTTTCTTCTGAAATACCTTTCGGAGTATTCCTATGCAACATTATTGGTTCATTAGCAATAGGCTTAATTGCAGCTTTTTTAATTAAAACTAATTTATTTAATGAGGAAATCTCAGCATATACTCGCTCTTTAGTTGTGACTGGATTTTTAGGTGGTTTTACGACATTTTCTAGTTTTAGTCTAGATGTTTTAAACTTGCTTCAAAGAGGAGAAGTCTTTATAGCTCTAGGCTATATTATCGCAAGTGTATTGGTTTCTATATTAGCAGTTGTATTGGGTTTTTATTTGGTTATGGGAGTATATAAGTGA
- a CDS encoding MFS transporter, with protein MAKQIYNIRGYAWIIILLSSFLLFDKYIMQVFPSLITDDMMISFKTNATQTGALGSAFFWSIIVCQLFIAGPIIDKYGFRLISPVSITISTAGVILFVVAANMGSLTLAYIARIITGMGVSFATISYLKAVSVWFEPRQFAFAASFLATAAMIGALCAQAPLAYIISLCGDWKAAMLLICVLSLFMAVVYYIVVRDFNPEQPEASNSSDKLTTMMSLKEVIKNKDNWLLTLYVGLSFTAVDAFAGFWGNAYFREAYGVSKESAASIISMIFIGMAVGSPILGKISEMLDSRKGVMIVFHIIGTIALSIVLLTKTSATMSAILLFIFGLCLGIYMLSFAIGNRINPIILTATVAAFINTGEPILGAIFDPLIGYFLDWSWTGKFITSTGAVVSQQIMPTDIKYFELSSYHFAFTTLVISMILSLIVLLFINDKKNNN; from the coding sequence ATGGCCAAACAAATATATAATATCCGTGGATATGCATGGATAATCATTCTCCTTAGTTCATTCTTACTTTTTGATAAGTATATTATGCAAGTTTTTCCTAGTTTAATTACTGATGATATGATGATCAGCTTTAAAACAAATGCTACACAAACAGGTGCTTTGGGATCTGCATTTTTTTGGTCAATTATAGTTTGCCAGCTTTTCATAGCTGGTCCGATTATAGATAAATATGGTTTTCGCTTAATAAGTCCCGTATCTATAACTATATCAACTGCTGGTGTGATTCTTTTTGTAGTCGCTGCAAACATGGGAAGTCTAACTCTAGCCTATATTGCTAGAATAATTACTGGAATGGGTGTTTCATTTGCTACGATATCATACTTAAAAGCTGTATCTGTATGGTTTGAACCAAGACAGTTTGCTTTTGCAGCAAGTTTTTTAGCTACAGCCGCAATGATTGGCGCTTTGTGTGCCCAGGCTCCGCTAGCATACATTATAAGCTTATGTGGTGATTGGAAAGCAGCTATGCTTTTAATATGCGTCCTTAGCTTATTTATGGCTGTAGTTTACTATATAGTAGTTAGAGACTTTAACCCTGAGCAACCAGAAGCTAGTAATAGTAGTGATAAACTTACAACTATGATGTCATTGAAAGAAGTTATTAAAAATAAGGATAACTGGCTATTAACACTCTATGTTGGATTAAGTTTTACTGCTGTTGACGCATTTGCAGGATTTTGGGGGAACGCATACTTTAGAGAAGCTTATGGAGTTTCAAAAGAAAGTGCTGCTAGCATTATTTCAATGATATTTATAGGTATGGCTGTTGGCTCACCTATTCTTGGTAAAATATCTGAAATGTTAGATAGTCGTAAAGGCGTAATGATAGTTTTCCATATTATCGGGACCATTGCTTTAAGTATAGTTCTTTTAACGAAAACTTCTGCAACAATGTCTGCTATATTGCTATTTATATTTGGTTTATGTCTAGGTATATATATGCTTTCTTTTGCTATCGGCAATAGAATTAATCCTATAATCTTAACTGCTACAGTAGCTGCATTTATAAACACTGGTGAACCAATCTTAGGTGCAATCTTTGACCCACTAATTGGCTACTTTCTTGATTGGTCTTGGACAGGTAAATTTATAACATCTACTGGTGCTGTCGTTTCTCAGCAAATAATGCCTACAGACATAAAATACTTTGAGCTTAGTTCATACCACTTTGCATTTACAACTCTCGTAATAAGCATGATTTTATCACTAATTGTTCTTTTATTTATTAACGATAAAAAAAATAATAACTAA
- a CDS encoding MFS transporter — translation MTKQLTRKERYKTIAIINLGAVLEWFEFCLYGYLATYLTILFFPKEDQAVALISVFGIFAASYIMRPLGGFFFGSIGDRLGRSYAIKLSMMLMCLPMLIMALMPTYSSAGIWAIVILVFARMLQGFSVGGEYTGILVALAESASPKHKGFTTAIAGLASQAGVILSSLTVGLLASILTNEQMLHYGWRIAFGTGFILAIVSTILQKKAHESPAFEELKENNVISKSPLKDALKGAKLPLIWTFTLTGYVGIAYYMMATYLPNILISNRGFDASYIMYITAMVSIAYAVVSPIFGWMSDIWGRKPLLYIPIFTLLVLCYPLFFTFIHGGLQAILIAQIVMAIIISAMTAAFQITVSELFPTAHRYSGMSAAYNLGNAIFAGTTPMIAVWLTQSSGSEYGACIYLAVSSIITLLLISKMPETRSSKDLS, via the coding sequence ATGACTAAGCAACTAACTCGTAAAGAACGCTATAAAACTATAGCTATAATAAACTTAGGAGCTGTTTTAGAATGGTTTGAATTTTGTTTATATGGCTACTTAGCAACATATCTTACTATTTTATTTTTTCCCAAAGAAGATCAGGCTGTAGCATTAATTTCGGTATTTGGGATATTTGCTGCTAGCTATATTATGAGACCTCTAGGAGGTTTCTTCTTTGGATCAATTGGCGATAGGTTGGGTAGAAGTTATGCTATCAAACTTAGTATGATGCTAATGTGCTTACCAATGCTAATTATGGCACTAATGCCAACTTATAGCTCCGCAGGTATCTGGGCAATTGTTATTCTAGTTTTTGCAAGAATGCTACAAGGGTTTTCTGTTGGCGGTGAGTATACCGGGATATTAGTAGCATTAGCAGAAAGTGCTTCTCCCAAGCATAAAGGTTTTACCACGGCCATAGCTGGCTTAGCATCACAAGCTGGTGTCATATTAAGCTCACTAACTGTTGGCTTATTAGCAAGTATACTTACAAATGAACAAATGCTACATTACGGCTGGAGAATAGCTTTTGGTACTGGATTTATCTTGGCAATAGTATCTACAATCTTACAAAAAAAAGCTCATGAATCACCAGCATTTGAGGAATTAAAGGAGAATAATGTTATTTCAAAATCTCCTTTAAAAGATGCTTTAAAAGGTGCAAAACTACCGCTTATATGGACATTTACTCTAACAGGATACGTCGGTATAGCTTACTATATGATGGCTACTTATTTACCAAACATATTAATTTCAAATCGAGGCTTTGATGCTTCATATATTATGTATATTACTGCTATGGTATCTATAGCTTATGCCGTTGTATCTCCAATTTTTGGTTGGATGTCAGATATATGGGGAAGAAAACCTTTATTATATATACCTATTTTCACACTACTAGTACTATGCTACCCACTCTTTTTCACATTTATACATGGTGGGTTACAAGCTATCTTAATTGCTCAAATAGTTATGGCTATAATTATTTCAGCAATGACTGCAGCCTTTCAAATTACTGTTAGTGAATTATTTCCTACTGCTCATAGATATAGTGGAATGTCTGCAGCATATAACCTTGGCAATGCTATATTTGCTGGTACTACCCCGATGATTGCAGTATGGTTAACCCAGTCATCAGGGTCTGAATACGGTGCCTGCATATATCTTGCTGTCTCATCAATTATAACACTATTGTTAATTAGCAAAATGCCAGAGACCAGATCATCAAAGGATCTCTCTTAA